Genomic window (Nitrosophilus kaiyonis):
ATAAATAAGAATGCAAAAATTATTCTTTTACTAAACATCATCTATCCTTTTAAAATATTTTTGAATATACTCTTTTGCTTTAGTATCTAATAGTTTCATTCTCTCTCTTCCTTTTGGGAGTTTTTCTCTAATATCTTTTAACTCTTTTAAAAATTTTCCAATATCATTTGGAATTATCTTTTCAATTGCTCTTCTTAAATATTTAGATAAAGCTGGAGAAGCTCCAGAAGTTGAAAAAGAGATAATCAAATCATCTTTTTTAATGTACGATGGAAAAATAAAATCACAATATTCTATACTATCTACACTATTGCATAAAATCTTTTTCTCTTGACACTCCAAATAAATTCTT
Coding sequences:
- a CDS encoding precorrin-2 dehydrogenase/sirohydrochlorin ferrochelatase family protein; translated protein: MSFFPAYIKLENKNILVIGGGKIAGDKISHLLDFTKNITVISPKVDDRVKEFITKNGLKYINREYKKGDIDQFYIVIVAADDIELQKRIYLECQEKKILCNSVDSIEYCDFIFPSYIKKDDLIISFSTSGASPALSKYLRRAIEKIIPNDIGKFLKELKDIREKLPKGRERMKLLDTKAKEYIQKYFKRIDDV